In Xanthocytophaga agilis, the following are encoded in one genomic region:
- a CDS encoding SulP family inorganic anion transporter has translation MKNNQAGAPDLFAHFRDDFRSGLVVFLVALPLCLGIALASGAPLFSGILSGIIGGLVVGSLSGSSLSISGPAAGLTVIVLSGIHRVDNHFETFLLAVVIAGILQIILGFLRAGVISLFFPSAVIRGMLAAIGIILILKQIPHALGDDKDAEGEFEFFQLDGENTLTEIANAIGDPQFGAVLISIASIIALLSWNALEKRMRNLQFIPASLVVVIVGTLINIVFSTYIPVLSLQPIHMVSLPVIKGLQEVPNLVVFPDFSQIGNPKVYITAITIAIVASLETLLNIEATDKLDPLKRRTPANRELKAQGVGNLVAGLIGGIPVTSVIVRSSTNILSGAKSKLSAIIHGVLLLMSVLFFARFMNYIPLASLAVILIFVGYKLAKWEIFQEMYKLGLSQFLPFIVTVVAVIFTDLLIGIGIGMVVGIFFILRENLKTSYFLTTKINQKNRHIHIDLSEHVSFLNKASIAEILENLPDNSTVEIDGTKSTFIDHDVLEVIKDFQETAKAKNITLGFVNQVNRTYNIKLPENHNHEHNHVQNTYQQLLVNNKKWVAEKLNMDPDFFEDMAKGQQPRFFFISCSDSRVHPNEITGTQPGEMFIHRNVANLVVNTDLNFMSVLQYAVEVLKVEHIIVCGHYGCGGVKAALENTYHGLIDKWLLNIKDVYRLHRAELDAITEQDEKFKRMVELNIREQVYNIHKTSVVQKAWSSNARLRVHGWVYDIREGIVKDLQIRPEDIFHEYGHIYKLDFKEE, from the coding sequence ATGAAAAATAACCAAGCAGGTGCACCTGATTTGTTCGCGCATTTCAGGGACGACTTCCGTTCAGGGCTAGTCGTATTTTTAGTTGCATTACCATTGTGTTTAGGGATTGCGCTTGCTTCTGGAGCCCCCTTGTTCTCGGGTATCCTCTCCGGAATTATTGGTGGTCTCGTGGTTGGTTCACTGAGTGGATCTTCCCTGAGCATTAGTGGACCTGCTGCTGGACTTACTGTTATTGTATTAAGTGGTATACACAGAGTAGACAATCATTTTGAAACATTTTTACTAGCAGTGGTTATTGCAGGCATTCTACAAATTATATTGGGTTTTCTTCGTGCAGGAGTCATTAGTTTATTTTTTCCCAGTGCTGTTATCAGAGGGATGCTTGCTGCAATCGGAATTATCCTGATACTGAAACAAATCCCACATGCATTAGGTGATGACAAAGATGCAGAAGGTGAATTTGAGTTTTTTCAGCTGGATGGCGAGAATACATTGACTGAAATTGCGAATGCCATCGGTGATCCTCAGTTTGGTGCCGTACTGATTAGCATTGCTTCTATTATTGCATTACTTTCCTGGAATGCATTGGAAAAGCGAATGCGTAATCTTCAGTTTATCCCTGCTTCACTGGTTGTTGTGATTGTTGGCACATTGATTAACATTGTTTTCTCAACTTATATTCCGGTTTTATCTCTGCAGCCTATTCATATGGTGAGTTTACCTGTAATCAAAGGCTTGCAGGAGGTGCCTAATCTGGTGGTATTTCCAGACTTTTCACAAATAGGTAACCCTAAAGTATACATTACTGCTATTACAATTGCTATTGTTGCCAGCCTGGAAACTCTTCTAAATATAGAAGCAACAGATAAGCTAGATCCTCTCAAACGACGTACCCCTGCCAATCGAGAGTTAAAGGCGCAAGGAGTAGGAAATTTAGTGGCTGGACTCATTGGTGGGATTCCGGTTACATCAGTTATTGTTCGTAGCTCCACCAATATCTTATCAGGAGCCAAATCCAAGTTGTCAGCTATCATTCATGGGGTACTTCTTTTGATGAGTGTTTTATTTTTTGCCCGGTTCATGAACTACATTCCATTAGCTTCATTGGCTGTCATTCTCATTTTTGTAGGATATAAGCTGGCTAAATGGGAAATCTTTCAGGAAATGTATAAACTGGGATTATCCCAATTCCTACCCTTTATTGTGACAGTGGTAGCCGTTATTTTTACTGATCTGCTAATAGGAATTGGTATTGGTATGGTTGTAGGTATCTTTTTTATTTTGAGAGAGAATCTGAAAACTTCGTATTTTCTGACAACAAAGATCAATCAGAAAAACAGACATATACATATTGATTTGAGTGAGCATGTTTCATTTTTGAATAAAGCCAGCATTGCCGAGATTCTGGAAAATCTGCCGGATAACAGTACTGTTGAGATCGATGGGACAAAGTCTACCTTTATTGATCATGATGTATTGGAGGTAATCAAAGATTTTCAGGAAACTGCCAAAGCTAAAAATATCACACTAGGCTTTGTTAATCAGGTTAATAGAACATACAATATAAAGCTTCCTGAAAATCACAATCATGAGCATAACCATGTTCAGAATACCTATCAGCAGTTATTGGTGAATAATAAAAAATGGGTTGCCGAAAAATTGAATATGGACCCTGATTTTTTTGAAGATATGGCTAAAGGCCAGCAGCCTAGGTTTTTCTTTATCAGTTGTTCGGATAGCCGGGTACATCCCAATGAAATAACAGGCACACAACCTGGCGAAATGTTTATTCACCGAAATGTTGCCAATCTGGTAGTAAACACAGACTTAAATTTTATGTCTGTGTTGCAGTATGCAGTGGAAGTACTGAAAGTAGAACATATTATTGTCTGTGGACATTATGGCTGTGGTGGCGTAAAAGCTGCACTGGAAAACACGTATCATGGATTAATAGACAAGTGGCTGCTAAATATCAAAGATGTATACCGGCTGCATAGAGCAGAACTCGATGCCATCACTGAACAGGATGAGAAGTTTAAGCGAATGGTAGAGTTAAATATTCGGGAGCAGGTCTATAATATCCATAAAACCTCTGTTGTGCAAAAAGCCTGGAGTTCCAATGCCCGGTTACGGGTACATGGCTGGGTGTATGACATCCGTGAAGGTATTGTGAAAGACCTGCAAATACGTCCAGAAGATATCTTTCATGAATACGGCCATATCTACAAGCTGGATTTTAAGGAAGAGTAA
- the hisD gene encoding histidinol dehydrogenase, whose protein sequence is MQFISYPSVSVWPELIIRPVASSADIRQRVIPILDQVRQEGDVALIRFTEQFDKVSLSQLQVSEVEIQEAEQLLSEELKSAIQAARNNITTFHQAQLQQPEPIETMPGVTCWRKSVAIDKVGLYIPGGTAPLFSTVLMLGVPAQIAGCKEVVLCTPANKEGKVHPAILYTAHLVGIHKIFKVGGAQAIGAMAYGTQSVPKVYKIFGPGNQYVTAAKQIVSQEGISIDMPAGPSEVAVYADDTANPAFVAADLLSQAEHGVDSHVFLVSVSEKLLQEAQKQVEEQVKQLPRMAMAAQTLQHSKAILVKDEAEAIELLNQYAAEHLILATDRAENLAPLVTNAGSVFMGHYTPEAAGDYASGTNHTLPTNGYARAYSGVSVDSFVKKITFQQITASGIQQVGPIVEQMAEAEELMAHKNAVSIRLASLS, encoded by the coding sequence ATGCAGTTTATATCTTATCCTTCTGTCTCTGTCTGGCCTGAATTGATTATTCGTCCGGTTGCCAGTTCAGCAGATATCCGGCAGAGGGTTATTCCAATTCTTGATCAGGTTCGTCAGGAAGGAGATGTTGCTCTAATTCGTTTTACAGAACAGTTTGACAAGGTAAGCCTTTCACAATTACAGGTTTCTGAGGTGGAGATACAGGAAGCAGAACAATTATTATCAGAGGAATTAAAATCCGCTATCCAGGCTGCCCGAAACAATATTACTACTTTCCATCAGGCACAACTGCAACAACCCGAGCCTATCGAAACTATGCCAGGAGTAACTTGCTGGCGTAAAAGTGTAGCAATTGATAAGGTGGGTCTCTATATACCTGGAGGTACAGCACCTTTGTTTTCAACTGTGTTGATGTTGGGTGTTCCTGCTCAGATAGCTGGATGCAAAGAGGTAGTACTTTGCACCCCTGCTAATAAAGAAGGAAAAGTGCATCCTGCCATTTTGTATACTGCCCATCTGGTTGGTATCCATAAAATTTTTAAGGTAGGAGGGGCACAGGCTATTGGTGCTATGGCCTATGGTACACAGTCAGTACCAAAAGTATACAAGATATTCGGTCCGGGAAATCAGTATGTTACTGCTGCCAAACAGATCGTTTCTCAGGAAGGTATCTCTATTGATATGCCTGCGGGGCCATCTGAGGTGGCTGTATATGCAGATGATACGGCTAATCCTGCCTTTGTAGCTGCTGACCTGTTGTCTCAGGCCGAACATGGAGTAGACAGCCACGTATTTCTGGTTTCTGTGAGTGAAAAGTTACTTCAGGAGGCTCAGAAGCAAGTAGAAGAGCAAGTGAAACAACTTCCCCGAATGGCAATGGCAGCACAAACATTGCAACACAGCAAAGCTATTCTGGTAAAGGATGAAGCTGAAGCGATTGAGTTACTCAATCAGTATGCTGCTGAACACCTGATTCTGGCAACAGACCGAGCTGAAAACCTTGCACCTCTGGTTACTAATGCTGGTTCTGTATTTATGGGACATTATACGCCGGAAGCAGCAGGAGATTATGCATCTGGTACCAACCATACACTACCTACCAATGGATATGCCCGTGCATACAGTGGCGTGTCGGTAGATAGCTTTGTGAAAAAGATTACTTTTCAGCAGATTACAGCCAGTGGTATTCAGCAGGTAGGACCTATTGTAGAGCAGATGGCAGAAGCAGAAGAATTGATGGCCCATAAAAATGCAGTAAGCATTCGTCTGGCATCCTTGTCCTGA